A region from the Candidatus Electrothrix scaldis genome encodes:
- a CDS encoding DUF2809 domain-containing protein yields the protein MARVQRKLLLYTPIIVSLIALGLPARLAPQYLPNWYVTYAGDFLWAMLVYFLYALLFRLSTQFAFVIALVTAYLVEISQLFHPAWLDYLRSIRLLGFVLGFGFLWSDLVAYTLGISLAAGIDLFILICSSQKERKARGDRKTEH from the coding sequence ATGGCTAGAGTCCAACGCAAGCTGTTGCTCTATACTCCTATTATCGTAAGTCTTATTGCTCTCGGTCTGCCTGCCCGCCTAGCGCCGCAGTACCTGCCGAATTGGTATGTCACCTATGCTGGTGATTTCCTCTGGGCCATGTTGGTCTACTTCCTCTATGCACTTCTCTTTCGTCTATCAACGCAATTTGCCTTTGTGATTGCTCTGGTCACAGCGTACCTTGTCGAAATATCGCAGCTCTTTCATCCTGCCTGGTTGGATTATCTGCGTTCCATCCGTCTGTTGGGTTTTGTCCTCGGTTTTGGTTTTCTCTGGTCTGATCTGGTCGCCTATACGCTCGGGATATCCTTGGCTGCTGGCATTGATTTGTTCATATTGATTTGTTCATCTCAAAAGGAACGGAAAGCCAGGGGAGATAGAAAAACGGAGCATTGA
- a CDS encoding Maf family protein, producing MFTTCKPLILASASPRRQQFLQDLGLNFTALAADIDETPVENEEPDAFARRMAREKAELIAQHHPTSWVVGADTVVTLGGRILGKPDDAEHALEMLRSLQGEKHQVITGVALRCVLEDSSEILSRATEVRFARFSDAILAAYVQTGEPLDKAGAYGIQGKGGFLVRSIAGSCSNVIGLPVNTCIGLLLHYNIIAPLQERK from the coding sequence ATGTTTACTACCTGTAAGCCCCTTATCCTTGCTTCGGCATCTCCGCGTCGGCAGCAATTCCTGCAGGACCTTGGACTTAATTTTACAGCGCTGGCTGCTGATATTGATGAAACACCGGTGGAAAATGAGGAGCCTGACGCCTTTGCTCGCCGCATGGCCCGAGAAAAGGCTGAGCTCATTGCCCAGCATCATCCCACCTCATGGGTCGTCGGTGCTGATACAGTGGTTACTCTTGGTGGGCGCATTCTTGGGAAGCCAGATGATGCGGAGCACGCTTTGGAAATGTTGCGTAGCCTGCAAGGTGAAAAACATCAAGTCATTACGGGGGTGGCTTTGCGTTGCGTGCTGGAAGATAGCAGCGAAATTTTGAGCAGGGCTACTGAAGTACGCTTTGCAAGGTTTAGTGATGCGATCCTTGCTGCCTATGTTCAGACAGGGGAGCCTCTGGATAAAGCCGGTGCCTATGGGATACAAGGGAAAGGAGGATTTTTGGTGCGTTCTATTGCTGGATCCTGCTCTAATGTTATTGGCTTACCTGTTAATACTTGTATTGGTTTGCTCCTGCATTACAATATTATTGCGCCTTTACAGGAAAGGAAATAA
- a CDS encoding cyclic nucleotide-binding domain-containing protein — translation MNTPQDLTPNSTSADQQSESSGIDNMFSQTLSELIVEKKDRQADILLDQLTSWLHGDKPQVRSEAISHLTDTLELLIAHREWQRMEKLLPTVSQALSIAAKNDEVVWQIITALSIFAAYQIEIGRYAPARKALLIFGGYNALQVASVDIREQAEQLISDLATKPLMELLLIEYLYDRSKGEDAGRLLVLFGKTAAEFLTEPQSLQQSRGKPDALLKLFENIGPVAESSLGALLHRTKDWYLLRNSIKLLGEMGSSTCFADITALLDHDDLRVKGEVLRAASKIETKEKKEFFLKALATVPRQLKEPVVALLGDIPDSSLVAPLADLLDETSYVRTKAGYQLRTTICKTLGKIGSVKAVPTLKKVIADNAETEKEGGIAREKLVQAAEQAIQYINHGGKYKAHRAAADSLNVPLKNNPVAARETNIVQIAMAGDQARATTQLFDLIVECVHNQDFYNAERLRERFNEINPNALTEIIQAAELIEQEKNGVQVRGYLEIWSNLLRELTAEEFSAIYHELENRELQPDEILVNQGDKNDELFFINHGMIKTFYQKSGRKVYVKSLTGGDLAGENFFDASVWTISMAAQTESKISILKRSSFSRWQEAFPGLEAKLRAFYNRSNDVQDLLLRKGLNRRAFERYQLARKIEFQIINNLGNSMGQRFKGRLSDISRGGLAMKFHLAQKKHIRVLFGRKLHISIPVAGKPPELNVYGTVLSINPAEGEGSEYKLHFVFDAPMEQEALQLVLG, via the coding sequence ATGAATACCCCCCAAGACCTGACCCCCAACTCAACATCGGCGGACCAACAGTCAGAATCCAGCGGTATTGATAATATGTTTTCACAAACACTCTCAGAACTGATTGTGGAAAAGAAAGACCGTCAGGCTGATATTCTGCTCGACCAATTGACCTCCTGGTTGCATGGTGATAAGCCGCAGGTAAGGTCCGAGGCAATTAGCCATCTCACAGATACGCTGGAACTGCTCATTGCCCATCGCGAGTGGCAGCGGATGGAAAAACTTCTGCCCACAGTTTCTCAGGCACTCTCCATAGCTGCAAAGAATGATGAGGTAGTGTGGCAGATCATTACAGCTCTTTCCATCTTTGCTGCGTATCAGATTGAAATAGGGAGATATGCGCCAGCTCGTAAGGCACTGCTGATTTTCGGTGGGTACAATGCCTTACAAGTTGCAAGTGTTGATATACGTGAACAGGCGGAGCAACTTATCAGTGACCTGGCAACCAAGCCCCTTATGGAACTGTTGTTGATCGAATATTTGTATGATCGGAGTAAGGGAGAGGATGCAGGACGACTGCTTGTGCTTTTTGGTAAGACGGCAGCAGAGTTTCTGACTGAACCCCAGAGTCTCCAGCAAAGCCGGGGAAAACCCGATGCCTTACTCAAGCTTTTTGAAAATATTGGCCCGGTAGCGGAAAGTAGCCTGGGAGCCTTGTTACACCGGACAAAGGATTGGTACCTCCTGAGGAACAGTATAAAACTACTCGGTGAAATGGGCTCTTCTACTTGCTTTGCCGATATAACCGCCTTGTTAGATCATGATGATCTTCGTGTTAAGGGGGAGGTCTTGCGGGCTGCCAGTAAGATTGAGACAAAGGAGAAAAAAGAATTTTTCCTCAAAGCCCTGGCTACAGTGCCCCGGCAGCTGAAGGAGCCTGTTGTTGCCCTGCTTGGAGATATTCCAGACAGTAGCCTGGTGGCTCCTTTAGCGGACTTGCTGGATGAGACATCCTATGTGCGGACGAAAGCCGGGTATCAGTTGCGCACCACTATTTGCAAAACTCTTGGTAAGATCGGTTCGGTAAAGGCGGTTCCTACACTGAAAAAAGTTATTGCCGATAACGCAGAAACAGAAAAAGAGGGTGGGATTGCAAGAGAAAAATTAGTTCAGGCCGCAGAACAGGCAATTCAGTATATTAATCACGGTGGTAAGTATAAAGCACATCGTGCTGCGGCAGATTCCCTCAATGTTCCTTTGAAGAATAATCCTGTTGCTGCACGGGAAACCAATATTGTGCAGATTGCTATGGCTGGTGATCAGGCCAGGGCAACCACGCAGCTTTTTGATTTGATTGTGGAGTGCGTACATAATCAGGATTTCTACAATGCCGAGCGCTTGAGAGAACGGTTTAATGAAATTAACCCCAATGCATTGACCGAGATCATTCAGGCTGCGGAATTAATTGAGCAGGAAAAAAATGGGGTGCAGGTACGTGGCTATCTGGAAATTTGGTCGAATTTACTGCGTGAACTGACAGCAGAAGAGTTCAGTGCTATCTATCACGAGTTAGAAAATCGTGAGCTACAACCTGATGAGATTTTGGTCAATCAGGGAGATAAAAATGATGAGCTCTTTTTTATAAACCACGGCATGATCAAAACTTTTTACCAGAAGAGCGGGCGTAAGGTGTATGTCAAAAGCCTCACTGGTGGAGATCTTGCGGGGGAAAATTTTTTTGACGCCTCAGTCTGGACCATCAGCATGGCTGCCCAGACAGAAAGTAAGATTTCCATTCTTAAACGTTCCAGTTTTTCCCGTTGGCAAGAGGCTTTTCCAGGGCTTGAAGCCAAGTTGCGGGCATTTTATAATCGTTCCAATGATGTCCAGGATTTATTACTGCGTAAGGGCTTGAATCGCAGGGCCTTTGAGCGTTATCAGCTCGCGCGAAAGATAGAATTTCAGATTATTAATAACCTGGGTAATTCTATGGGGCAGCGTTTTAAGGGCCGGCTCTCGGATATTTCACGTGGCGGTCTTGCCATGAAATTTCATCTTGCGCAAAAAAAACATATTCGGGTCCTTTTTGGCCGAAAATTGCATATCTCTATTCCTGTGGCAGGAAAACCTCCAGAGCTTAATGTCTATGGCACTGTTTTATCCATCAATCCAGCTGAGGGAGAGGGGAGCGAGTATAAACTCCATTTTGTGTTTGACGCTCCAATGGAGCAAGAAGCTCTTCAGCTGGTCCTGGGGTAA
- a CDS encoding response regulator, giving the protein MPGPELRLPPVSLDDNEFLEGDEVILAVDDYHAVVVLLQNFLHQRGLKTLTASSVQEFRQVLHSVPIALILLDINLPDGDGTELISEIKEASPSTAIIMLSAATDLHTALECLRHGADDYLTKPVQLATFWETVRKVLEKRRLQINNRRYQQQLEQAHFRIQLLHELALKMNTAYLGMTALEEILQAILVGITAEEGLKFNRAFLALFNATGTVLEGRLAVGPGCREDAVRIWQEMSNRALRFHDIIDSIKGHDFHEDSEVNKIVRALRIPADNREHLLIRAAMERKTINVCHGQCEFSVPVDLMGLLQEDNFVVVPLYSSTRSLGVIIADHFVTGKEIDSPLIRALESFASQASLAIEHCRLYADMEEKIKQLELVTHELEANKDLLVESERYSVLGQVAAQLAHNIRNPITSIGGTARLLSRKTSDPQQLKFLDMMAMEVTRIEQTLEDLFNFVDISPLKKESVLVYPLIIKTLMLFYNAMEKQGIKYQALAPEQLTCELDARQIRKVLVHLVRNAVEAMENGGTLEIEVSTDREYIHIAVKDSGMGIAAADLQRVSDPFYTTKVAGTGVGLALVERIIKDHQGKLHIQCREHGGTEVIITLPNP; this is encoded by the coding sequence ATGCCGGGCCCTGAACTGAGACTGCCACCTGTTTCTCTGGATGACAATGAATTTCTCGAAGGTGATGAAGTTATTCTCGCCGTTGATGATTATCATGCTGTTGTTGTTCTGCTGCAAAACTTCCTGCATCAACGGGGATTAAAGACCCTGACCGCAAGCTCTGTACAAGAATTCCGGCAGGTGCTCCATAGCGTCCCCATCGCTCTGATCCTTCTCGACATCAACCTTCCTGACGGGGACGGAACAGAACTGATTTCCGAGATCAAAGAGGCCAGTCCGAGCACCGCCATCATTATGCTGTCTGCCGCCACAGACCTGCATACTGCACTGGAATGTCTTCGTCATGGTGCAGATGATTATCTCACCAAACCAGTCCAGCTAGCCACCTTTTGGGAGACTGTCCGCAAAGTTCTGGAAAAGAGAAGACTACAGATTAATAACAGGAGATACCAACAGCAACTTGAGCAGGCACATTTTCGAATCCAGCTCCTGCATGAACTGGCCTTAAAGATGAATACGGCCTATCTTGGCATGACAGCGCTGGAAGAAATCCTGCAGGCAATTTTGGTTGGTATCACAGCAGAGGAAGGGCTGAAGTTTAACCGAGCTTTTCTCGCCCTGTTTAATGCAACAGGAACTGTTCTTGAAGGGAGGCTGGCTGTTGGTCCTGGATGCAGAGAAGATGCAGTCCGAATCTGGCAGGAGATGAGCAATAGGGCCTTACGTTTCCATGACATTATCGACTCAATCAAGGGACATGATTTTCACGAGGACAGCGAAGTCAATAAAATCGTTCGAGCCTTACGCATTCCAGCGGATAACAGGGAGCACCTCCTGATTCGGGCTGCAATGGAGCGTAAAACCATTAATGTCTGTCATGGTCAATGCGAATTTTCGGTTCCTGTAGATTTGATGGGGCTTCTCCAGGAAGACAATTTCGTAGTGGTCCCCTTATACTCCTCCACTCGATCCCTTGGCGTAATTATCGCGGATCACTTTGTTACGGGCAAAGAAATTGATTCTCCGCTCATCCGTGCCTTGGAAAGCTTTGCCAGTCAGGCCAGCCTCGCCATTGAGCACTGTCGGCTTTATGCTGATATGGAGGAAAAAATCAAGCAGTTGGAGCTCGTGACCCACGAACTTGAGGCCAACAAGGATCTTCTCGTTGAATCTGAACGTTACTCCGTACTGGGACAAGTTGCGGCTCAGCTTGCCCATAATATCCGTAACCCCATCACCTCAATCGGCGGCACTGCGAGGCTCCTCAGTCGCAAGACGAGCGATCCCCAGCAATTAAAATTTTTGGATATGATGGCTATGGAGGTTACACGTATTGAGCAGACCCTGGAAGACCTTTTCAACTTCGTTGATATTAGCCCTCTCAAAAAAGAGTCGGTCCTTGTCTACCCGCTGATCATCAAAACACTGATGCTTTTTTATAATGCTATGGAAAAACAAGGCATCAAGTACCAAGCGTTGGCACCTGAACAGCTTACCTGTGAGCTTGATGCTCGACAGATACGTAAGGTGCTTGTGCATCTGGTACGTAATGCTGTGGAGGCAATGGAAAATGGAGGGACTTTGGAGATTGAGGTCTCGACAGACAGGGAATACATTCACATAGCTGTCAAGGATAGCGGCATGGGCATTGCAGCGGCTGATCTCCAAAGAGTTTCAGACCCCTTCTATACAACTAAGGTAGCCGGAACTGGTGTAGGATTGGCGCTAGTAGAACGTATCATTAAGGATCATCAAGGAAAATTGCACATTCAATGCCGAGAACATGGAGGAACAGAAGTTATTATTACCTTGCCAAACCCTTAA
- a CDS encoding ATP-dependent DNA helicase, which yields MKNIFADTGLLAEHLPDYESRPGQLEMAEAVARLLEQEGRQVGSEQDSPSLAQCLIVEAGTGLGKTLAYLIPAVLSGRRVVVSTNTRNLQDQILKREIPFIQNALAPGLRAMTVKGRQNYLCLYRWHQIADHKQQVIFQEQVGNKGKQGKGMYDVLDEWLQRTVVADRAELSGISGGSLLWQKICCLPHFCLGADCPYANACYLNRLRRLAASCQVLVVNHHLLFSDLAVRKNGYGEVLPRYQSVIIDEAHHLENVAGNFFGFSFSRYQVVDLITDIEQSVLKKGGKTSGLYESMLSAARALSGLNEQFAAMFPVQKGRFPLRDLWEEYPEVPKARDAVMTALHSLAEQLDKIKGQDEPWGHYGQRSQDIAHHLEQITSPLLLPHGEADLSNYIQWVERTEKNLTLSATPIDVAEELQSTLFAGAEHCLFTSATLRTEGGDGGFSYFRQRLGIPETTQSYSFSSPFDYQKRTLLYVPGDQFPEPNDAQYRTALHQELLQLITCSKGRALLLFTSFQSLELAWHSLQDQVPYPLLRQGTCSRSLLLERFAQQTNSVLFAVASFWEGVDVPGDSLSLVVIDKLPFEVPSDPVIMARMERIKAAGGNPFMDFQIPRAILTLRQGVGRLMRRANDRGVMAILDVRLFSKFYGRRFRANLPAAPISRDMQDVEIFFNGE from the coding sequence ATGAAAAATATTTTTGCAGACACTGGTCTCCTGGCAGAGCATCTCCCCGATTACGAATCCCGTCCTGGTCAGTTGGAGATGGCAGAAGCTGTTGCCAGGCTATTAGAGCAGGAGGGCCGACAAGTCGGCTCGGAACAGGATAGTCCTTCTTTGGCACAGTGCCTGATCGTAGAAGCGGGAACTGGGCTGGGGAAAACCTTGGCATATCTTATCCCGGCAGTGCTCAGCGGGCGCAGGGTCGTTGTTTCCACAAATACCCGTAATCTTCAAGATCAAATCCTTAAACGGGAAATTCCCTTTATTCAGAATGCTCTTGCTCCAGGTTTACGAGCAATGACAGTGAAAGGACGCCAGAATTATCTTTGTCTTTATAGATGGCATCAGATCGCTGATCATAAGCAGCAAGTCATCTTTCAGGAGCAAGTGGGCAACAAGGGAAAGCAGGGAAAGGGGATGTACGATGTACTTGATGAGTGGTTGCAACGAACCGTTGTTGCTGATCGTGCTGAACTCTCCGGAATATCAGGTGGCTCATTGCTCTGGCAAAAGATCTGTTGCCTGCCTCATTTTTGTCTTGGTGCAGATTGCCCTTATGCTAATGCTTGTTATTTGAATCGTCTTCGCCGCTTAGCCGCATCCTGCCAGGTCTTGGTTGTCAACCATCATCTCCTCTTTTCTGACCTGGCAGTCCGGAAAAATGGCTACGGAGAGGTGCTCCCCAGGTATCAATCTGTTATTATAGACGAAGCACATCACCTGGAAAATGTGGCAGGTAATTTCTTTGGCTTTTCTTTTTCTAGGTATCAGGTCGTTGATCTGATAACAGATATAGAACAGAGCGTGCTGAAAAAGGGAGGAAAGACAAGTGGTTTATATGAAAGTATGCTCTCCGCAGCCAGAGCGCTTTCCGGCCTGAACGAACAATTTGCTGCAATGTTTCCGGTCCAGAAAGGAAGATTTCCCTTAAGGGATCTTTGGGAAGAGTATCCCGAAGTGCCAAAAGCACGAGATGCTGTTATGACGGCGTTACACTCTCTGGCAGAGCAGCTCGACAAGATCAAGGGGCAGGATGAACCTTGGGGGCATTATGGACAGCGGAGTCAGGATATTGCCCATCATCTGGAGCAGATTACCTCCCCCTTACTCCTCCCTCATGGAGAGGCCGATCTGTCCAATTATATTCAATGGGTTGAGCGAACAGAAAAGAATCTTACCCTTTCCGCCACTCCTATTGATGTTGCTGAAGAGCTGCAAAGCACACTTTTTGCTGGCGCAGAACATTGTCTCTTTACCTCTGCAACGTTGAGAACCGAGGGGGGTGATGGGGGATTTAGTTATTTTCGTCAACGTCTTGGAATTCCTGAGACCACGCAAAGTTATTCTTTTTCCTCGCCTTTTGATTATCAAAAACGAACCTTGCTTTACGTCCCTGGAGATCAATTTCCCGAACCAAATGATGCGCAGTACAGAACAGCATTGCACCAGGAACTGTTGCAACTTATTACCTGCTCTAAAGGACGTGCTCTGCTCTTGTTTACCTCGTTTCAATCGCTGGAGCTTGCATGGCATAGTTTGCAGGATCAAGTTCCGTATCCCTTGCTGCGTCAAGGTACCTGCTCACGCTCCCTGTTACTGGAACGTTTTGCACAGCAGACAAACTCTGTCCTTTTTGCTGTTGCCAGTTTCTGGGAAGGTGTTGATGTCCCTGGAGACTCTTTGAGCTTGGTCGTTATTGATAAATTGCCGTTTGAAGTCCCCAGTGACCCTGTTATTATGGCCCGCATGGAGAGAATTAAGGCAGCCGGCGGGAATCCATTCATGGATTTTCAGATACCCAGAGCGATTCTCACCTTGAGGCAGGGCGTAGGGCGTCTCATGCGGCGTGCAAATGATCGGGGAGTTATGGCAATTCTGGATGTCCGTTTATTTAGTAAATTTTATGGTCGCCGTTTTCGGGCGAACTTACCTGCTGCTCCAATCAGTAGAGATATGCAGGATGTGGAGATTTTTTTTAATGGAGAGTAA
- a CDS encoding polyprenyl synthetase family protein, protein MLKEEKAIPASVDKDFLRGFIQEQAVRTEESIRLDLEKSLSGSDSLLSEVLQYALLQGGKRLRPVLVILGSRLCGRDDEDLYLLAAAFEYLHTATLIHDDVLDHAENRRGNESVVKKYGTAAAILAGDWLHARSMYLIGSLTAQQGLDVFCAATQAMVDGEFLQLRYTANPMVTEEQYLAVVLRKTACLMSSTCEIGALYAHADGKQQHALARYGEKIGIAFQIVDDLLDYLGDEQATGKVVGNDFIEGKMTLPLIHALAHAADEEKAELITGLKILARDKTGCARARQLMQAADSFAFSRQRAQQEIEDGLAALSCFDRRQHQESLTVLEQLAEYILQRDR, encoded by the coding sequence ATGTTGAAAGAAGAAAAGGCAATTCCGGCTAGCGTGGATAAGGACTTTTTACGTGGTTTTATACAAGAGCAGGCGGTTCGAACTGAAGAGAGTATACGTTTGGATCTGGAAAAGAGTTTGTCTGGGAGCGACTCGCTCCTGTCTGAGGTCTTGCAGTATGCTCTTTTGCAAGGAGGTAAGCGGTTACGGCCTGTGCTTGTGATTCTCGGCTCCAGGCTTTGCGGGCGGGACGATGAAGACTTATATCTGTTAGCTGCGGCCTTTGAGTATCTGCATACGGCTACATTAATCCATGATGACGTGCTTGATCATGCCGAAAATAGGCGTGGAAATGAGTCTGTGGTGAAAAAATACGGCACAGCCGCAGCCATCCTTGCCGGTGATTGGCTTCATGCCCGCTCGATGTATCTCATAGGTAGTTTGACTGCCCAACAAGGCCTTGATGTATTTTGCGCTGCAACGCAGGCGATGGTTGATGGTGAGTTCCTCCAGCTACGCTATACCGCAAATCCTATGGTGACGGAAGAACAGTACCTTGCGGTTGTTCTGCGTAAAACAGCCTGTTTGATGAGCTCCACCTGCGAAATAGGTGCCTTATATGCACATGCTGATGGGAAGCAACAACATGCTTTAGCGCGATATGGGGAAAAAATAGGGATAGCCTTCCAGATTGTCGATGATCTCCTGGATTATCTCGGAGACGAGCAGGCAACGGGCAAGGTGGTTGGGAATGATTTCATAGAGGGAAAAATGACCCTCCCTCTTATACATGCCCTTGCCCATGCCGCAGATGAGGAGAAGGCAGAATTGATTACAGGGCTCAAAATTCTCGCCAGAGATAAGACTGGATGCGCCAGAGCCCGACAGCTTATGCAGGCAGCGGACAGCTTTGCCTTCTCCCGTCAGCGGGCTCAGCAGGAGATAGAAGATGGACTGGCAGCCTTGTCCTGTTTCGATCGGAGGCAGCACCAGGAGAGTTTGACCGTTTTAGAGCAGCTTGCTGAATATATTTTACAGCGAGATCGTTAG
- a CDS encoding glycogen/starch/alpha-glucan phosphorylase, with product MTPVVKKDPQKKRINQLKRAFAYNLFYRQGVTTRTATLNDYYLALSYTLRDRMQHIFVNSIENLLEKDPKIVCYLSAEFLTGPHLHNNLVNLGLYDDFAQAAEESGLNLKEIIDQEEEPGLGNGGLGRLAACYLDSLSSLEIPAIGYGIRYEYGMFDQEIVNGWQKELSDRWLHPGNPWEIKKPVMACEVGFGGHSEIYHTERGIRRIRWRPARVITGVPYDVPVPGYKVNTVNYLRLWSAESHSSFDFADFNTGDYYGAVEDKIKAETVTKVLYPNDTQFQGKKLRLEQQFFLVSCSLQDMIRLHLFRHGNLFNFHEYFQGQLNDTHPAVAVPELMRLLIDVHLYDWDVSWEITKKTLSYTNHTLLPEAMEKWSLELFGSLLPRHLEIIYELNRRFLDEVRIKYPGDDARLQRMSVIDEATPRSIRMVNLACMGSKTINGVATMHTDLLRRHTLADWNDMYPEKIRNVTNGVTPRRWIAVSNPRLTKLLTEAIGERWLTDLDELRKLEELTEDAAFLDAWRDVKEANKRDFSSLIKCCDNITVDYRALFDVQVKRIHEYKRQHLNILHIITLYTRIKATPDLEITPRLFVFGGKAAPGYFMAKHIIKLINSVAQVVNNDPAVRDQLKVFFIPNYNVKIGHIVYPMANLSEQISQAGMEASGTGNMKFSMNGALTIGTLDGANVEIRKEVGEENFFLFGLNVEEVMELRRTGYTPMDYYHHNESLRAVIDLIGSGIFSSGDRELFKPIIDSLLYDDPYMLFADYQNYIDCQDRVGRLFADKTRWSKMSILNTARMGKFSSDRSIKEYCRKVWDVQPCPVKLKWKEIPEDGVLFHPEKTKDK from the coding sequence ATGACCCCAGTCGTCAAAAAGGATCCACAAAAGAAGCGCATTAATCAACTAAAAAGGGCCTTTGCCTATAATCTCTTTTACAGGCAAGGCGTCACAACAAGGACGGCTACCCTGAATGATTATTATCTTGCGCTCTCCTACACCCTTCGTGACCGAATGCAGCACATTTTTGTCAATTCGATTGAAAACCTGCTGGAAAAAGATCCCAAAATCGTCTGCTATCTCTCAGCTGAATTCCTTACCGGCCCTCATCTTCATAATAACCTGGTTAATCTCGGCTTATATGATGATTTTGCTCAGGCTGCTGAAGAGAGTGGTCTGAATCTCAAAGAAATCATTGATCAGGAGGAAGAGCCCGGCCTGGGTAATGGCGGGCTTGGTCGGCTGGCAGCCTGCTATCTTGATTCTCTCTCTTCCCTGGAAATCCCTGCCATCGGCTATGGTATCCGTTATGAATACGGCATGTTTGACCAGGAAATCGTCAATGGCTGGCAAAAAGAACTCAGTGACCGCTGGCTGCATCCCGGAAATCCCTGGGAAATTAAAAAACCCGTTATGGCCTGCGAAGTTGGCTTTGGCGGTCATTCAGAGATCTACCACACCGAAAGGGGCATCCGGAGGATTCGCTGGCGTCCAGCCCGGGTCATCACCGGGGTTCCTTACGATGTACCCGTTCCAGGTTACAAAGTCAATACGGTCAATTACCTGCGTCTCTGGAGTGCTGAATCACATTCTTCCTTTGATTTTGCTGATTTTAACACTGGTGATTATTACGGGGCCGTAGAAGATAAAATCAAGGCGGAAACAGTGACCAAGGTGCTCTATCCCAATGACACGCAATTTCAAGGAAAAAAACTCCGCCTTGAGCAACAATTTTTTCTTGTTTCCTGCTCGTTACAGGACATGATTCGTCTGCATCTTTTCCGACACGGAAATTTATTCAATTTTCATGAATATTTCCAGGGACAGCTCAACGATACGCATCCAGCAGTAGCTGTCCCCGAATTAATGCGTCTTCTCATTGATGTACATCTCTACGACTGGGATGTTTCCTGGGAGATCACCAAGAAGACCCTCAGCTACACCAACCATACCCTGCTCCCTGAGGCTATGGAAAAATGGTCTTTGGAGCTCTTCGGTAGCCTGTTACCCCGCCATTTGGAAATCATCTACGAGCTCAACCGCCGCTTTCTTGATGAGGTACGGATTAAATACCCTGGGGATGATGCCCGATTACAGCGAATGTCCGTGATCGACGAGGCTACTCCCCGATCAATTCGCATGGTTAACCTCGCCTGCATGGGATCCAAAACTATCAACGGTGTTGCAACCATGCATACCGATCTCCTGCGTAGGCATACCCTAGCGGACTGGAATGATATGTATCCAGAGAAAATCCGTAATGTAACCAACGGGGTAACCCCGCGTCGTTGGATAGCAGTCAGTAACCCCCGGCTTACCAAACTCCTCACTGAAGCCATTGGCGAACGATGGCTTACCGACCTGGACGAGCTCCGCAAACTGGAAGAACTCACCGAAGATGCAGCTTTTCTTGACGCATGGCGAGATGTGAAGGAAGCAAACAAACGAGATTTTTCATCTCTTATTAAGTGCTGCGATAATATTACTGTTGATTACAGAGCCCTCTTTGATGTTCAGGTCAAGCGAATCCACGAATACAAACGGCAGCATCTCAACATCCTCCATATCATCACCCTGTATACCCGAATCAAGGCTACCCCTGACCTTGAAATAACCCCACGTCTCTTTGTCTTTGGTGGAAAAGCTGCTCCTGGTTATTTCATGGCCAAGCATATTATCAAGCTGATTAACTCAGTTGCGCAGGTAGTTAATAATGACCCCGCAGTTCGCGACCAGCTGAAGGTTTTCTTTATCCCCAATTATAATGTCAAAATCGGCCATATTGTCTACCCAATGGCCAATCTTTCCGAGCAAATCTCACAGGCTGGAATGGAGGCATCAGGTACGGGTAATATGAAATTTTCCATGAATGGTGCCCTGACCATTGGTACCCTAGACGGAGCAAACGTGGAAATAAGGAAGGAGGTCGGGGAAGAAAACTTCTTCCTGTTCGGCCTAAATGTTGAGGAGGTGATGGAGTTACGGAGAACGGGTTATACGCCTATGGATTATTACCATCATAATGAGTCGTTGCGAGCTGTCATCGACCTGATCGGCTCTGGAATATTCTCATCAGGTGACCGGGAACTCTTCAAACCGATTATCGACTCTCTGCTCTATGATGACCCATATATGCTTTTTGCTGATTATCAGAATTATATTGATTGTCAGGATAGAGTTGGTCGTCTGTTTGCAGATAAAACTCGCTGGAGCAAAATGTCAATTCTCAACACGGCCCGCATGGGCAAATTTTCTTCAGATCGTTCCATCAAAGAATACTGCCGTAAGGTATGGGATGTCCAGCCCTGCCCTGTTAAACTCAAATGGAAAGAAATCCCAGAGGACGGGGTCCTTTTTCATCCCGAAAAAACAAAAGATAAATAA